The following are encoded in a window of Amycolatopsis lexingtonensis genomic DNA:
- a CDS encoding glycosyltransferase family 2 protein — protein MTEQTRYGDQIGVVTVTYFSGETLERFLDTLEKATDRDVQVVVADTVSTDGAPEKAAKRANVHLLSIGENVGYGTGCNRGVAELDDRYGWIVISNPDLEWEPGSLDTLLEAAKRWPRGGSFGPLIHELDGTTYPSARLLPSFGRGIGHAALGKVWPGNPWTRQYRQETGTPVERTAEWLSGSCLLLRREAFESVGGFDSRYFMYFEDVDLGDRLGKAGWLNVYVPSAGVMHLGGHSTSQASKKMLAAHHASAYQYLADRHPGLLWKPVLAATKLGLALRLKLETR, from the coding sequence GTGACTGAGCAGACCCGCTACGGCGACCAGATCGGCGTCGTCACCGTGACGTACTTCTCCGGCGAAACCCTCGAGCGGTTCCTCGACACTCTCGAGAAGGCCACCGATCGCGACGTGCAGGTCGTCGTCGCCGACACCGTCTCCACCGACGGTGCGCCCGAGAAGGCCGCGAAGCGCGCGAACGTGCACCTGCTCAGCATCGGCGAGAACGTCGGGTACGGGACCGGGTGCAACCGCGGGGTCGCCGAGCTGGACGACCGGTACGGGTGGATCGTCATCTCCAACCCCGACCTCGAATGGGAGCCCGGGTCCCTCGACACGCTGCTCGAAGCCGCGAAGCGGTGGCCGCGCGGTGGGTCGTTCGGGCCGCTGATCCACGAGCTCGACGGGACCACCTACCCCTCCGCCCGGCTGCTGCCCTCCTTCGGGCGCGGGATCGGGCACGCCGCGCTCGGGAAGGTCTGGCCCGGCAACCCCTGGACCAGGCAGTACCGGCAGGAGACCGGGACGCCGGTCGAGCGCACGGCCGAGTGGCTGTCCGGGTCCTGCCTGCTGCTGCGCCGGGAGGCGTTCGAGTCGGTCGGCGGGTTCGATTCGCGGTACTTCATGTACTTCGAGGACGTCGACCTCGGGGACCGGCTCGGCAAGGCCGGCTGGCTCAACGTCTACGTGCCCTCGGCCGGCGTCATGCACCTCGGCGGGCACTCGACGTCGCAGGCGTCCAAGAAGATGCTCGCCGCGCACCACGCGAGCGCCTACCAGTACCTCGCCGACCGGCACCCCGGGCTGCTCTGGAAGCCCGTGCTGGCCGCGACGAAGCTCGGGCTCGCGCTGCGGCTGAAGCTCGAGACCCGCTAG
- a CDS encoding glycosyltransferase family 4 protein, with protein MLIDATAVPADRGGVGRYVDSLVAALDADGARLTVVCQPRDLQLYDRLAPHSRVVPASPSTTTRTARLTWEQATLPRLSRRLGADVVHSPHYTMPLATSAASVVTLHDATFFTDAVLHSSVKARFFRAWTATALRRATLCVVPSAATASELARVGPVRHAALEVIHHGVDTERFHPPSPAEIASARAAVGLGRTPYVAFLGALEPRKNVPALIRGFARAVAGRPDAPALVLAGQPGWDTQVERALDAVPHRLRVIRAGYLPFGTLAGFLGGSELVAYPSLGEGFGLPVLEAMACGACVLTTRRLSLPEVGGDAVAYCGVGAGDVAAAISELLADPGRRAELATAAQQRAKEFSWATTAERHREAYGKAWSRHLRSR; from the coding sequence GTGCTGATCGACGCGACCGCGGTGCCCGCGGACCGCGGCGGGGTGGGCCGGTACGTGGATTCGCTGGTCGCGGCCCTGGACGCGGACGGCGCGCGGCTCACGGTCGTCTGCCAGCCCCGCGACCTGCAGCTTTACGATCGGCTGGCGCCGCACTCGCGCGTCGTCCCGGCTTCACCGTCGACGACCACCCGCACCGCCCGGCTGACCTGGGAACAGGCGACCCTGCCCCGGCTGTCCCGCCGCCTCGGCGCGGACGTAGTCCACTCGCCGCACTACACGATGCCCCTCGCGACGTCGGCGGCTTCGGTGGTCACGCTGCACGACGCGACGTTCTTCACGGACGCGGTGCTCCACTCGTCGGTGAAGGCCCGCTTCTTCCGCGCGTGGACGGCGACGGCTCTGAGGCGGGCGACGCTGTGCGTGGTTCCGTCGGCGGCGACGGCGTCGGAACTGGCCCGCGTCGGCCCGGTCCGGCACGCGGCTTTGGAAGTCATTCACCACGGCGTCGACACCGAGCGCTTCCACCCGCCGTCCCCAGCGGAGATCGCTTCCGCGCGGGCGGCGGTCGGGCTGGGGCGGACGCCGTACGTGGCGTTCTTGGGTGCGCTGGAGCCGCGGAAGAACGTGCCCGCGTTGATCCGGGGGTTCGCCCGCGCGGTGGCGGGGCGGCCGGACGCGCCGGCGTTGGTGCTGGCGGGGCAGCCGGGGTGGGACACCCAGGTGGAGCGGGCTTTGGACGCGGTGCCGCATCGGCTGCGCGTGATCCGGGCGGGGTACCTGCCGTTCGGGACGCTGGCGGGGTTCCTGGGGGGATCCGAGCTGGTCGCGTACCCGTCGCTGGGCGAGGGGTTCGGGCTGCCGGTGCTCGAGGCGATGGCGTGCGGGGCTTGCGTGCTGACCACCCGGCGGCTCTCGTTGCCTGAGGTGGGCGGGGACGCGGTGGCGTATTGCGGGGTCGGTGCCGGGGACGTGGCGGCGGCGATCAGCGAGCTGCTGGCGGATCCCGGGCGGCGGGCTGAGCTGGCTACTGCGGCGCAGCAGCGGGCGAAGGAGTTCTCCTGGGCCACGACGGCGGAGCGTCATCGGGAGGCGTACGGGAAGGCCTGGTCACGCCACCTGCGTTCCCGCTGA
- a CDS encoding glycosyltransferase family 4 protein, with product MPRLVVLAEQLLAPVPGGTGRYTAELLPALAKTAPPGWTVSSVVARHADVRAAELDGVEGPRVLRIPPRALVAAWQLGLRWWPGGDAVHAPTPFAPPRAPAGKTLSVTVHDTVPWTHPETLTSRGVSWHRSMIARAARRATGLVVPTRAVADELAVLIDLDVPVRVIPHGVRVPAGDADLELPARYVLAVGTIEPRKGIDVLIDAVAALEGTMLVLAGQPGWGGIDPVALAAERGLPADRLRMLGKVSDAELATALRHASVLAVPSLAEGFGLGLLEAMAAGVPVVHTDVPALVEVAGGAGMTVPRGDATALAAALREVLGSPSRAAELVRAGRDRAKTFTWRRAAEAVWGIHRRAHD from the coding sequence GTGCCCAGACTGGTCGTGCTCGCCGAGCAGCTCCTCGCGCCCGTGCCCGGTGGCACCGGGCGCTACACGGCCGAGCTGCTCCCCGCGCTCGCCAAGACCGCGCCGCCGGGCTGGACGGTGTCCAGCGTGGTCGCGCGGCACGCCGACGTCCGGGCGGCCGAGCTCGACGGCGTCGAAGGCCCGCGGGTGCTGCGCATCCCGCCGCGCGCGCTGGTCGCCGCGTGGCAGCTGGGCCTTCGGTGGTGGCCGGGCGGCGACGCGGTGCACGCGCCGACCCCGTTCGCGCCGCCACGCGCCCCGGCCGGGAAGACGCTGAGCGTGACCGTGCACGACACCGTGCCGTGGACCCACCCCGAGACGCTGACCTCGCGCGGCGTCAGCTGGCACCGGTCGATGATCGCGCGGGCCGCGCGGCGGGCGACCGGGCTGGTCGTGCCGACGCGGGCGGTCGCCGACGAGCTGGCGGTGCTGATCGACCTCGACGTCCCGGTGCGCGTGATCCCGCACGGCGTGCGGGTGCCTGCCGGGGACGCGGACCTGGAGCTGCCCGCCCGGTACGTGCTGGCGGTCGGCACGATCGAGCCGCGCAAGGGCATCGACGTGCTGATCGACGCGGTCGCGGCGCTGGAAGGCACGATGCTCGTGCTGGCCGGCCAGCCGGGCTGGGGCGGCATCGACCCGGTCGCGCTGGCCGCCGAACGCGGGCTGCCGGCGGACCGGCTGCGGATGCTCGGGAAGGTGTCGGACGCCGAGCTGGCGACCGCGCTGCGCCACGCGAGCGTGCTGGCGGTGCCGAGCCTCGCCGAGGGGTTCGGGCTCGGCCTGCTGGAGGCGATGGCGGCCGGGGTCCCGGTGGTGCACACCGACGTCCCGGCCCTGGTCGAGGTGGCGGGCGGCGCGGGCATGACGGTGCCGCGCGGCGACGCGACGGCGCTGGCGGCCGCCCTCCGGGAGGTGCTCGGGTCGCCGTCGCGCGCGGCGGAACTGGTCCGCGCGGGCCGCGACCGGGCGAAGACGTTCACCTGGCGCCGCGCCGCGGAAGCCGTCTGGGGCATCCACCGGCGGGCTCACGATTAG
- a CDS encoding glycosyltransferase family 2 protein, with the protein MRDVTANPATTVVVVTWRGAGHVTACLDALAAQTRPHRTLVVDNASDDGTAALLEAHPSRPQVIRLPRNTGYAGALAVAVKKVGTPLIAWLNDDAEPAPDWLATLEDTLEKAPLAAAATSLLVLPDGTTQSAGVRLTADGHGADLTEPSEEVFAFCGGAALLRTDALRGIGGVPAAFFCYYEDTDTAWRLRLAGWDVVAAPEARVRHAHGVSSKPGSPLFHRWNERNRLLMLLRCAPGGVAVNQLVRFAVLTAVLPLRGRPAAANFRFGLRCRVLVEVAARLPATLLARRVIGRRAALGRGAVWEAWAGL; encoded by the coding sequence GTGCGGGACGTGACCGCGAATCCCGCCACCACGGTGGTCGTCGTGACCTGGCGGGGTGCCGGGCACGTCACCGCCTGCCTCGACGCGCTCGCCGCGCAGACGCGTCCACATCGGACGCTCGTGGTGGACAACGCCTCCGACGACGGCACCGCCGCCCTGCTCGAAGCCCATCCTTCGCGTCCGCAAGTAATCCGCCTGCCGCGCAACACCGGGTACGCGGGCGCGCTCGCCGTCGCGGTGAAAAAGGTCGGGACGCCGCTGATCGCGTGGCTGAACGACGACGCCGAGCCGGCGCCCGACTGGCTCGCGACGCTGGAGGACACCCTCGAGAAGGCGCCGCTGGCCGCCGCGGCGACGTCGCTGCTCGTGCTGCCCGACGGCACCACCCAGTCCGCCGGGGTCCGGCTGACCGCCGACGGCCACGGCGCCGACCTCACCGAACCCTCCGAAGAGGTGTTCGCCTTCTGCGGCGGCGCGGCCCTGCTGCGCACCGACGCCCTCCGCGGCATCGGCGGCGTCCCGGCGGCCTTCTTCTGCTACTACGAGGACACCGACACGGCGTGGCGGCTGCGGCTGGCCGGCTGGGACGTCGTCGCGGCGCCGGAGGCCCGCGTCCGGCACGCCCACGGCGTCAGCAGCAAGCCCGGTTCGCCGCTGTTCCACCGCTGGAACGAGCGCAACAGGCTGCTCATGCTGCTGCGCTGTGCGCCCGGCGGCGTCGCGGTGAACCAGCTGGTCAGGTTCGCCGTGTTGACAGCGGTGCTGCCGCTACGAGGTCGTCCGGCGGCGGCGAACTTCCGGTTCGGCCTGCGCTGCCGCGTCCTGGTGGAGGTAGCCGCACGGCTACCAGCGACGTTGCTCGCCCGCCGCGTGATCGGCCGGCGGGCGGCGCTCGGCCGAGGCGCGGTCTGGGAAGCATGGGCTGGCCTTTAA
- a CDS encoding glycosyltransferase, with the protein MAQGEPQPLVSVIVVNYHGADDTIACLRALAEHDYAELELICVDNSDEAARIREAVPQAQVVEAGRNTGFAGGCNLGAKRAKGTVLGFLNNDARPAPSWVAAAVAELRAQPRVAAVASKVLDWDGTGTDFVDGGLTWFGMGYKRHAGSPLADVPAAEHEVAKDVLFGTGSAMFVRESVFAELGGFDERFFMFYEDVDLGWRLNLRGWRVRYVPESLTYHRHHGTMSAVDAPETGRETFLLERNALAALYKNLSDETLARALPAALALAVRRATARGELDATQLDLEHGVGPIESGDVAIPRTTLAGLLAIDQFVEQLPSLAESRAIEQAARVRTDADLLPLLRKALEPAYPLPRYLAAHDILVEAFGIEKAFGQRRKILVITGDALTERMAGPAIRAWNIALALAAEHDVHLVTTNPLATPPPAPFRVSAGKHRELDAPIAWADVIVLQGHVLELAPTLKKQHSGKIVVADLYDPMHLELLEQGKGVADDQRAADLAGVTRVLDAQLERGDFFLCASERQRHFWLGHLAALGRLSPRLYDADPTTQSLLAVVPFGLSPEPPVRTGPGLRSSLGIGGTDHVVLWAGGVYSWFDPLTLVRAIDQLRRRRGDVRLVFLGMKHPNPEVAEMDIGTRTIRLADSLGLTGKHVYFNEQWVPYHERQNWLLDANCGVTTHYEHVETTFAFRTRVLDYLWAGLPIVTTDGDAFADLVRAEKLGVVVPAEDASALADALEKSLYDEEFAAACVERIAVVAQRFAWPEALKPLVEFCRDPRPAADRLPGSADLVKTPAVRGRAMLRRDVDLVREYLAAGGAGELARRAGGRVLKVAKQRLRRG; encoded by the coding sequence TTGGCGCAGGGGGAACCGCAACCGCTCGTCTCGGTGATCGTGGTGAACTACCACGGTGCCGACGACACGATCGCGTGCCTGCGCGCGCTCGCCGAGCACGACTACGCCGAGCTCGAGCTGATCTGCGTCGACAACTCCGACGAAGCCGCGCGCATCCGCGAGGCCGTCCCCCAGGCCCAGGTGGTCGAGGCCGGGCGCAACACCGGCTTCGCGGGCGGCTGCAACCTCGGCGCGAAGCGCGCGAAGGGCACTGTCCTCGGCTTCCTCAACAACGACGCCCGCCCGGCTCCCAGCTGGGTCGCCGCGGCCGTCGCCGAACTGCGCGCCCAGCCCCGCGTCGCCGCCGTGGCCAGCAAGGTCCTCGACTGGGACGGCACCGGCACCGACTTCGTCGACGGCGGCCTGACCTGGTTCGGCATGGGCTACAAGCGCCACGCGGGCTCGCCGCTGGCCGACGTCCCGGCCGCCGAGCACGAGGTCGCGAAGGACGTCCTGTTCGGCACCGGCTCGGCGATGTTCGTCCGGGAAAGCGTGTTCGCCGAGCTCGGCGGCTTCGACGAGCGGTTCTTCATGTTCTACGAGGACGTCGACCTCGGCTGGCGGCTCAACCTGCGCGGCTGGCGCGTCCGGTACGTCCCCGAGTCGCTGACCTATCACCGCCACCACGGCACGATGTCCGCCGTGGACGCGCCGGAGACCGGCCGCGAGACCTTCCTCCTGGAGCGCAACGCCCTCGCCGCGCTCTACAAGAACCTCTCCGACGAGACGCTGGCCCGCGCGCTGCCCGCGGCGCTCGCCCTGGCCGTGCGCCGGGCGACCGCCCGCGGCGAGCTGGACGCGACCCAGCTCGACCTCGAACACGGTGTCGGCCCGATCGAATCCGGCGACGTCGCCATCCCGCGCACGACGCTGGCCGGGCTGCTGGCCATCGACCAGTTCGTCGAGCAGCTGCCCTCGCTCGCCGAGTCGCGGGCGATCGAGCAGGCCGCGCGCGTCCGCACCGACGCCGACCTGCTTCCGTTGCTGCGCAAGGCGTTGGAGCCCGCCTACCCGCTGCCGCGCTACCTCGCGGCGCACGACATCCTCGTCGAGGCGTTCGGCATCGAAAAGGCATTCGGGCAGCGGCGCAAGATCCTCGTGATCACCGGTGACGCGCTCACCGAGCGGATGGCGGGCCCGGCGATCCGCGCCTGGAACATCGCGCTGGCGCTGGCCGCCGAGCACGACGTCCACCTCGTCACGACGAACCCGCTCGCCACGCCGCCGCCCGCGCCGTTCCGCGTCAGCGCCGGCAAGCACCGCGAGCTGGACGCGCCGATCGCCTGGGCCGACGTCATCGTCCTGCAGGGTCACGTGCTCGAACTCGCGCCGACGCTGAAGAAGCAGCACAGCGGCAAGATCGTCGTCGCCGACCTCTACGACCCGATGCACCTCGAACTGCTGGAGCAGGGCAAGGGCGTCGCCGACGACCAGCGCGCGGCCGACCTCGCGGGCGTCACCCGAGTCCTCGACGCGCAGCTCGAGCGCGGCGACTTCTTCCTCTGCGCGTCCGAGCGGCAGCGGCACTTCTGGCTCGGGCACCTGGCCGCGCTGGGCCGGCTCTCGCCGCGGCTCTACGACGCGGACCCGACGACGCAGTCGCTGCTCGCGGTCGTCCCCTTCGGACTGTCGCCGGAACCGCCGGTACGCACCGGGCCGGGCCTGCGCTCGTCGCTGGGCATCGGCGGCACCGACCACGTGGTGCTCTGGGCGGGCGGGGTGTACAGCTGGTTCGACCCGCTGACCCTGGTCCGCGCGATCGACCAGCTGCGCCGCCGCCGCGGTGACGTCCGGCTGGTGTTCCTCGGGATGAAGCACCCGAACCCCGAGGTCGCCGAGATGGACATCGGCACCCGGACGATCCGGCTCGCGGATTCGCTGGGGCTGACCGGCAAGCACGTCTACTTCAACGAGCAGTGGGTGCCCTACCACGAGCGCCAGAACTGGCTGCTCGACGCGAACTGCGGCGTGACGACGCACTACGAGCACGTCGAGACGACGTTCGCGTTCCGCACCCGCGTCCTCGACTACCTGTGGGCCGGGCTGCCGATCGTCACCACCGACGGCGACGCCTTCGCCGATCTGGTACGGGCGGAGAAGCTCGGCGTCGTCGTGCCGGCCGAGGACGCTTCCGCGCTGGCGGACGCGCTCGAAAAGTCGTTGTACGACGAGGAGTTCGCCGCGGCTTGCGTCGAACGGATCGCCGTGGTCGCGCAGCGGTTCGCGTGGCCGGAAGCGCTCAAGCCGCTGGTGGAGTTCTGCCGCGACCCGCGCCCGGCGGCCGACCGGCTGCCCGGGTCGGCCGACCTGGTGAAGACGCCGGCGGTGCGCGGGCGGGCGATGCTGCGCCGCGACGTCGACCTCGTCCGCGAATACCTGGCCGCGGGCGGCGCCGGCGAGCTGGCCCGGCGCGCGGGCGGCCGGGTGCTGAAGGTCGCGAAGCAGCGGTTGCGCCGTGGCTAG
- a CDS encoding glycosyltransferase family 4 protein translates to MARSLRVLLDGTPLLGARTGIGRYTAALSEELISIPEVDTRAVAFTLRGWRRLRHVLPYGARARGMPVAARLLRMAWLRSDFPPVELFAGPTDVVHGTNFVLPGRFRAAGVVTIHDLAFLDNPAELAPSDRDLPELVRRGARRANVICTPTAAVADSVAERLDVSRDKIVVTPLGVNPAWFTARPPDDERRARLGLPARYLLFAGAAGPRKGLDWLTRAHDAAPDLPDLVFAGPGPFPHGPRRRQTGYLSDVDLRTVVAGASALVLPSRDEGFGLPVLEAMASDVPVVCTDIPALREVAGDCASLVPYGDVDSLAAALRTAVTDPHAVATSAARRTHAAGFTWRTCAELTVGAYRLASGRH, encoded by the coding sequence GTGGCTAGGTCACTCCGCGTCCTCCTCGACGGCACCCCGCTCCTCGGCGCCCGCACCGGGATCGGCCGGTACACGGCCGCGCTGAGCGAAGAACTGATCTCGATCCCCGAGGTGGACACGCGCGCGGTGGCGTTCACGCTGCGCGGCTGGCGGCGGCTGCGGCACGTGCTCCCCTACGGCGCCCGCGCCCGCGGGATGCCGGTGGCGGCGCGGCTGCTGCGGATGGCGTGGCTGCGTTCGGACTTCCCGCCGGTGGAGCTGTTCGCCGGCCCGACCGACGTCGTGCACGGCACGAACTTCGTGCTGCCGGGCCGGTTCCGGGCGGCGGGCGTGGTGACGATCCACGATCTGGCCTTTTTGGACAACCCGGCCGAGCTGGCGCCGAGCGACCGCGACCTCCCGGAACTGGTCCGCCGCGGCGCCCGCCGGGCGAACGTGATCTGCACCCCGACGGCGGCGGTCGCGGACTCGGTGGCGGAACGCCTCGACGTCTCCCGCGACAAGATCGTGGTGACCCCGCTGGGCGTGAACCCGGCGTGGTTCACCGCGCGTCCCCCGGACGACGAGCGCCGCGCCCGCCTGGGCCTGCCCGCGCGTTATCTGTTGTTCGCGGGTGCCGCCGGGCCGCGCAAGGGCCTGGACTGGCTGACCCGCGCCCACGACGCGGCCCCGGACCTCCCGGACCTGGTGTTCGCCGGCCCCGGCCCGTTCCCGCACGGCCCCCGCCGCCGTCAGACCGGCTATCTGTCCGATGTGGACCTGCGCACGGTGGTGGCGGGCGCGTCGGCACTGGTGCTGCCGTCGCGCGACGAGGGTTTCGGCCTGCCGGTGCTGGAGGCGATGGCCTCGGACGTCCCGGTGGTCTGCACGGACATCCCGGCCCTGCGCGAAGTGGCGGGCGACTGCGCGAGCCTGGTCCCGTACGGCGACGTGGACAGCCTGGCCGCGGCACTGAGGACGGCGGTGACCGACCCGCACGCGGTGGCGACGTCGGCGGCCCGCCGGACCCACGCGGCGGGCTTCACCTGGCGCACGTGCGCGGAGCTGACGGTGGGCGCGTACCGCCTGGCTTCGGGTCGTCACTGA
- a CDS encoding ABC transporter ATP-binding protein codes for MVSIEVQGAYVDFPIFDAKTRSLKKRVLGKVGGKIGTGTKTPIIEALQDITLSLEEGDRVGLVGHNGAGKSTLLRLLAGIYEPTRGRTRVDGRIAPVFDLGVGLDPEVSGRENILIRGLFLGMNRAQMEKRVDDIAEFTELGDYLHLPLRTYSAGMRVRLALGVVTTIDPEILILDEGLGAIDAAFLAKARERLVDLARRSGILVFASHSDELLGELCTDAVWLDEGRIRASGRLGEVLSVYKGQ; via the coding sequence ATGGTGAGCATCGAGGTGCAGGGCGCTTACGTCGACTTCCCGATCTTCGACGCCAAGACCCGGTCGCTGAAGAAACGGGTGCTCGGCAAGGTCGGCGGGAAGATCGGCACCGGGACAAAGACGCCGATCATCGAAGCCCTGCAGGACATCACGCTGTCGCTGGAAGAAGGCGACCGCGTCGGCCTGGTCGGGCACAACGGGGCCGGCAAGTCCACGCTCCTGCGGCTGCTGGCCGGTATCTACGAGCCGACACGCGGCCGCACCCGCGTCGATGGGCGGATCGCGCCGGTGTTCGACCTCGGCGTCGGCCTCGACCCCGAGGTCTCCGGGCGCGAGAACATCCTGATCCGCGGCCTGTTCCTCGGCATGAACCGCGCCCAGATGGAGAAGCGGGTCGACGACATCGCGGAGTTCACCGAACTCGGCGACTACCTGCACCTGCCCCTGCGCACCTACTCCGCGGGCATGCGCGTGCGGCTCGCGCTCGGCGTGGTCACCACCATCGACCCCGAGATCCTCATCCTCGACGAAGGTCTGGGCGCGATCGACGCCGCATTCCTCGCCAAGGCGCGCGAACGGCTGGTGGACCTCGCCCGCCGCTCCGGGATCCTCGTGTTCGCTTCGCACTCGGACGAACTGCTCGGGGAATTGTGCACCGACGCCGTGTGGCTGGACGAAGGCAGGATCCGCGCGAGCGGCCGGCTCGGCGAAGTGCTCTCCGTCTACAAAGGTCAGTGA
- a CDS encoding TetR/AcrR family transcriptional regulator: MPQGFNPPQQARSRASLEKVLAAAEYVLAHRGHEEFTIGAVAERAGLSVGAIYRRFAGKDQLLYAVKDQLLTRLETNVTEALAGSGPHDVVGAFTRALAETFAAHDRIFPELLDGQRADGRDRGLQALASIQRAFVEAAGDSAAVRMTARTVIGACVHRAATCRHWPDGLDWTTWAAETTELALAYLAAAK; this comes from the coding sequence GTGCCGCAGGGCTTCAACCCGCCCCAGCAGGCCCGCAGCCGGGCGTCGCTGGAGAAAGTGCTGGCTGCCGCCGAATACGTGCTAGCTCACCGCGGGCACGAGGAGTTCACGATCGGCGCGGTGGCCGAGCGGGCGGGCCTGTCGGTCGGCGCGATCTACCGCCGGTTCGCCGGCAAGGACCAGCTCCTGTACGCCGTGAAGGATCAGCTGCTCACGCGGCTGGAAACGAACGTCACCGAGGCACTCGCCGGGTCAGGACCGCACGACGTCGTCGGCGCCTTCACGCGCGCCTTGGCGGAAACGTTTGCCGCCCACGACCGGATCTTCCCCGAGCTGCTCGACGGCCAGCGCGCGGACGGCCGCGACCGCGGACTCCAGGCCCTGGCGTCGATCCAGCGCGCATTCGTCGAAGCCGCGGGCGACAGCGCGGCCGTCCGGATGACGGCCCGGACCGTCATCGGCGCCTGCGTGCACCGCGCCGCGACCTGCCGCCACTGGCCCGACGGCCTGGACTGGACCACGTGGGCCGCCGAGACGACCGAGCTGGCGCTCGCCTACTTGGCGGCCGCGAAGTAG
- the rfbD gene encoding dTDP-4-dehydrorhamnose reductase, producing the protein MRLTVLVPGGSGQLGRDLAALASPSVDVVAPGSAELDVTATGQVLAAVGALADRARETGSAPVVVNAAAYTAVDAAEKDEERAFAVNADGPRVLAAACAARRVPLIHVSTDYVFSGDASAPYEPSDELGPRSAYGRTKAAGEDAVLGSGAASWVVRTGWLYGKSGSNFVKTMASLEASRDTLSVVDDQVGGPTWTADLAAGLLELASRVAGGDGPEARILHCTNAGSTSWCGFARAVFTRLGADPSRVHPCTTAEFPRPAARPAYSVLSPASWKAAWLTPMRPWEVALDAYFAAAK; encoded by the coding sequence GTGCGGCTGACGGTGCTCGTGCCCGGTGGTTCCGGGCAGCTCGGCCGGGATCTCGCCGCGCTGGCGTCTCCCTCGGTGGACGTCGTGGCGCCGGGTTCCGCGGAACTCGACGTGACGGCGACGGGCCAGGTCCTCGCGGCGGTCGGCGCCCTGGCCGACCGCGCGCGGGAAACGGGTTCGGCGCCGGTGGTCGTCAACGCGGCGGCGTACACCGCGGTCGACGCGGCGGAGAAGGACGAAGAACGCGCTTTCGCGGTGAACGCGGACGGGCCGCGGGTCCTGGCGGCGGCGTGCGCGGCCCGGCGCGTGCCGCTGATCCACGTGTCGACGGACTACGTGTTCTCCGGCGACGCTTCGGCGCCGTACGAGCCTTCCGACGAGCTCGGCCCGCGTTCGGCGTACGGCCGCACGAAGGCGGCGGGCGAGGACGCGGTGCTCGGGTCCGGGGCGGCGTCGTGGGTGGTGCGGACCGGGTGGCTGTACGGGAAGTCCGGGTCGAACTTCGTGAAGACCATGGCTTCGCTGGAGGCTTCGCGGGACACACTGTCCGTTGTGGACGATCAGGTCGGCGGTCCCACGTGGACGGCCGACCTGGCCGCGGGGCTGTTGGAGCTGGCTTCCCGCGTGGCGGGCGGGGACGGGCCGGAGGCGCGGATCCTGCACTGCACGAACGCCGGTTCGACGAGCTGGTGCGGCTTCGCGCGCGCGGTCTTCACGCGGCTGGGCGCGGACCCGTCCCGGGTGCACCCGTGCACGACGGCGGAGTTCCCGCGCCCGGCGGCGCGCCCGGCGTACTCGGTGCTGTCGCCGGCTTCGTGGAAAGCGGCGTGGCTGACGCCGATGCGGCCGTGGGAAGTGGCGCTGGACGCCTACTTCGCGGCCGCCAAGTAG